The DNA region ATCTCGCTCGAGGCGGGCGTTTGGCGTTTCTACCCATCCGAAGAGTAACGGGTCTCACGCGGAGGCGCGTAGAACGCGGAGAAGAGCGGAGGGAGCGCTCCTGCAGTTCTCCGCGACCTCCGCGCCTCCGCGTGATCCAATGCTGTAGGGTTTTGCCCTACATGAAGGCACGGGCCAGTGCGGGGGATTCGTACGTGGGAAGACCGTAAATCGGTATTGTGCCGGGGCTTGCGGGCGGGTATCTTCCGGCTCGCTCAGGGAACGAGCCTGTGCGACCGACTTCGACACCTTTAGGAGAGAGTTGATCACGATGACTCGCGATCTGATGAAGCTTCCGGCGATTGCCCTTCTCGCGCTGGCGGCCGCGTGCGGCGGCGGCGACGAGCAGGCTGCTTCCACCGACACGGCGGCGCAGGGCACCGAGACCGCGGCGGCCCCCGCTCCGGCCACCGATGCCTCCGCTCCGGCGCCGGCGCCCGCGACGGGCTCGGGCACCGTGCACGACGTGAAGATGGTGACCACCCAGAACGGCGCTGCCGGACAGTTCGAGCCCGCG from Longimicrobium sp. includes:
- a CDS encoding plastocyanin/azurin family copper-binding protein; translation: MTRDLMKLPAIALLALAAACGGGDEQAASTDTAAQGTETAAAPAPATDASAPAPAPATGSGTVHDVKMVTTQNGAAGQFEPAAITVKRGDRIRWTMADGTAPHNVSFSLAQGNPAGFTPPADSPLYTTAGQNFEVPADWAPGTYNYVCMPHAGMGMRGTITVTE